Genomic segment of Parageobacillus genomosp. 1:
CAATGAAATCGCCTAGATGCGAATCATCTTCTTCACCAATCGGTGTTTCGAGAGACACCGGTTCTTGGGCAATTTTTAAAATTTCGCGTACTTTTTCCGGAGTTAAATCCATTTCTTCGGCGATTTCTTCTGGAGTTGGTTCACGACCAAGATCTTGAAGCAATTGCCGTTGCACACGAATCAGTTTGTTAATCGTTTCAACCATATGCACTGGGATGCGGATCGTTCGTGCCTGATCGGCAATGGCGCGCGTAATCGCTTGGCGAATCCACCATGTTGCATAAGTACTGAATTTATATCCTTTACGGTAGTCAAATTTTTCGACTGCTTTAATTAGACCCATGTTTCCTTCTTGGATTAAATCGAGAAATAGCATCCCACGACCAACGTAACGTTTGGCAATGCTGACAACAAGACGGAGGTTGGCTTCTGTCAAGCGGCGTTTTGCTTCCTCGTCGCCTTGCTCAATCCGTTTTGCCAGCTCAATTTCTTCTTCGGCAGACAAGAGTGGGACGCGGCCAATTTCTTTTAAATACATGCGTACAGGGTCGTTAATTTTAACGCCAGGAGGAACGGATAAATCATTTAAATCAAATTCTTCTTCTTTCGTTAAGTCATCGATATCAGGGTCTGTCTCTAAATCAGATTCGCTAATGACTTCGATTCCTTGATCAGCCAAGTATTCGTAATATTCGTCCATCTGATCAGAATCGAGATCAAAGCCAGACAAACGTTCAGCAATTTCTTCATATGTTAAAATACCGCGTTTTTTGCCGAGCTCGGCTAGCTGTTCTTTTACTTGTTCAAGGGTTGCGTCCGCATCGGCTTGTTTGGAACGGGCTGGTTTTTCAGCCATCTCACTACCTCCTTTTAAAACTTATACCACCATGTTATGAAGAAGATAACATCTTTTTCATCTCAATAATTTCTTTGGCAATGCGCGCAGCAGTTAAAAAATCCTTTTTTCTCTCTGCTTCCGTCTTTTCTTGTTCTTTTTCTTTTAGCATTAACCATTTTGGATAATTCAACACATGTCTTATATAATCATTCAGTTCCTGCTCGGAAATTTCGTCTGTGATCAGTAATAACGACAACTCGGTTGCCAGCGGCTTCAAGTCGTCAGGAAGACGCGAAATCAATAAGCTGACATTCGGTTCATTTCCTTCTTCGTAAAAAGCGTAAATATAAGCGGCAATCGCTCGGTGCTCTTCGAGATTGAACCTGCCTGCGATCTTTTCCTGAACAACCATCGCTACATCGCGATTTTGCAGCATATGGGCAAGCAGTATTCGCTCGGCATTTTGAAATGCAGGAAGAAGCTTTTTTTGCAGCAGCGGCTTTGGTGCTGCTTCCCGGTCTATATGATCAGAATGCTTGACTTCCTTGACTGCGTCTCTATAGCGGTTTAACTGCTCCTGCAAGGCGGACAGTGAAAGGGAAAACTCATCAGCCAACTGCCGTAAATAGTAATCCCACTCAATCGGATTCGGCAGCTTGCTGATTTCGCGAAGCACTTCCTCAATATAACGGATTTTATCATTTTCATTATGCAAGTTTTTTCCCTTGCGGAAATACATCATTTTAAACGTCATCAGCGAGCTGCTAGCGTCAATGATATCACGCTGAAACCGCACTGCGCCATATTTCTTTATATATTCATCTGGGTCGAGGCCATCGGGAATTGTTGCGACTTTCACATGACATCCTGCATCCGCTAACAGCTTTGCGGCGCGGAATGTCGCTTCTATTCCCGAAGCATCGCCATCATAGCAAATAATAACTGTATCGACATTACGGCGAAGGATGCGCGCGTGCTCTTCCGTCAATGCCGTGCCCATCGTTGCTACCGAATGGGCAACGCCTGCCTGTACGGCAGAAATGACATCAGCGAATCCTTCCAATAAAACGGCTTCTTGATGCTTTCGAATATGTAGCCGCGCTTGATGAAAATTGTATAAAATGCTCCCTTTATGGAAAATTGGTGTTTCAGGGCTGTTTAAGTATTTCGGCTGACCTTCCTCAAGCAGCCGTCCTGAAAAACCGACAGCATCCCCATGATGATTATGAATGGGAAACATGATGCGATGGCGAAAACGATCGATATAGTCGCCGTTTTCTTTGCGGATGATCAACCCTGCCTTCTCCATCAGGCTGGGCGAAAAACCTCGTCCTAGTAAAAGTTTGACAGCGAAATCACGTGAATCGGGTGCATAGCCGATTTCAAACTGATCGATCATTTCCCTAGTCCATCCACGCGCTTGTAAATAATCAAAAGCTTTCTGCCCTTCCTTTGTATTGACAAGCAAATGATGGTAAAATTTTTTCAGAAGCGCATGCGCTTCGATCATCATTTTTGTTTCGCCTGCGTCGGTGCGATGATGTTTATCAACGTCGTCCAGCTTGAAAGCAGACAAATCCACGTTTGCCTTTGCGGCCAGACGTTTGACCGCTTCAATAAAGGTGAGGCCTTCTATGTCCATTAAAAACGAGAATACATTTCCACCCGCACCGCAGCCGAAACAATGAAAAATTTGTTTTTCTGGAGAAACCGAAAACGATGGGGTCTTTTCCCCATGAAATGGACATAATCCAAAATAGTTACGCCCTTGTTTTTTTAACTGGACATAATCGCTAATCACATCGACGATGTCGATGCTGCGGCGAATCTCTTCAATCGTTTCTTCGGGAATACGGTATCCCATATGAACAACTCCGTATCTTATTATTCTCGGGTCTATGTCTATTTTCCTTTGAGTTTCGACAAAATTTTTTCGAAATTTTGCCGAAATCGGCGGCGATCCTGGTCAGAAAACCGTTTCATTCCTTTCGGGTATATCCCTTGCCTTCGCATTCTAGTATGAAGATAGCGATGGTGAAGGGCATTTTCCATCTCTTCCTCTTCATACACCTTTCCGCGCGGAGAAATGACATGCACACCGCGGCTCACCAGTATGCTTGCCAATCCGACGTCCTGGGTCACCACCACATCCCCGCGCATCGCATGATTTAAAATATACAAATCCACCGCTTCCTTTTCTGTATCAACGTATACCCACTTCATTTGCTGCAACGGCGAAAAGTGGTTGTACGAAGAAATAAACACACTTGGTATATTATATTTCGCAGCAAGGAAGAAAATTTCACTTTTTATCGGGCAAGCATCTGCATCTACAAAAACAGTCGGTCCCACTGTCTCTATCTGACTGCTATCGCCGTTAGTTGTGTACTGTCCAGGATAGGGCTAATCAAGCAACCAGATTTACACCTCCTATTATTCTACACCGTTCTTAAAAATCCTTCTTTTTTCCCCCGTATAATGAGCGAATTTTGTCGAAAAACATTTTGCTCTTTCCCTTGACAAATAACTATAAATAGTTTACTCGTCTTTTACACGCTCTAAACCTATATTGTGCATTTTTCTCGCAATTTTTTATTATAATACAAAAATCAAAAATGCGCTATAAAAAAATAAAAGCACAATTCACATGAACGTGAATGTGCTACAGTTTTCTTTTCTTCATAATAATGCTTGCTGTTTCTTCAACCGCTTTATTCGTCACATCGATCACATCGCAGCCGATTTTCGCGACAATCTCATCGAAATAAGCAAGCTCTTCTTTAATGCGATCCATATTGGCATAAATAGCCTGATCATTTAATCCAAGCGATTTTAGACGCTCGCGGCGAATCGTCAGCAGCTTTTCCGGACTGATTTTTAAGCCGAAACATTTTTTGCGCGGCACTTGAAACAGTTGTTCCGGCGGCTCTACTTCCGGTACGATCGGCACGTTGGCTACCTTTAGCCGCTTATGGGCCAAATATTGCGATAGTGGCGTTTTTGAAGTGCGCGATACACCGATTAAAACGATGTCAGCACGCAAAATTCCCCGCGGATCGCGCCCGTCATCATATTTTACCGCAAATTCAATCGCTTCAATTTTCTTAAAATAATCCTCATCCAATACACGCACTTGTCCTGGCTCATACCTTGGTGTCAATTGAAACAGATCGCTCATTTGTTCAATCAGCGGCCCGATAATATCATACGCCATTACTCCCTCGCGCGTTGCTTCCTCCATAAGAAACTGGCGCATCTCCGGAACGACGAGGGTAAAGGCGATAATTCCTCGATTCATTTTCGCTAGCGCCACCACTTCGGCCAGCGTCGTTTTATCTTCTACATACGGTACGCGTTTGATCTGAATATGAGTGCTATAAAACTGGCTTGCTGCCGCTTTCACTACAAGTTCCGCTGTTTCCCCTCCTGAATCGGAAACAACATAAACAAGGCGTTGATCCATCTTTCTCCTCCTTTTTCTCCCTATAACAAATCGTCTTTTGCTAGCGCAACGAACGCCTTTGTCATATTGGTTTTCGTTATTCGTCCGATAACTTCGTAGCCTTTCTCCGTTTTCCGCACGACTGGCATCGCATCGATTTGTTTTTCGATCAGCCGTTCTGCTACTTCAATAAGCGGATCATCTTTATAGCAAACCGCTATATTCGGCATTCTCGTCATAATGATATTGACGGGAATTGTTGTTAACTCCTGTTTGCCGATGCTTGCACGTAGCAAATCTTTCCGTGATAGTACACCAGCTAACAGCGATTCATCATCAACGACAAACAAGGTGCCGACATCTTCGAGAAACATCGTCACAATCGCATCATATACGCTTACATTTTCATTGACAACAACTGGAATTGACTGGTAATCAGCAACCTTTAGCTTTTTTATTTTATCGGCCAACAGCTGCGATCCCGTTTTTCCTGTATAAAAATAGCCTACCCGAGGCCGCGCCTCCAAATAGCCAGCCATTGTTAAGATCGCCAAATCCGGACGCAATGTGGCCCTCGTTAAATTCAACTTCTCGGCAATGCTTTCGCCGGTAATTGGGCCATGATCTTTCACAATCTGCAAAATTTGTTCTTGGCGTTTATTCAGTTCGATCGTCGCTCACCACCTTACTCAAAAGCTACATAAGTTTAACTTGAAGATTAGATCTCTGGTATTTAAAAAGCTTGTCGTAGATTTTCGATTGTCGCGCATTAGCGTGACAGTCGAAAAACATCGGGACTCTTTGCTAAAAGGCACAAAGGGGGAAACGTCAAGTTACATAATTATTATACTATACTCCGTTTCTAAGGAGAAAATTTTGATAATTAATGATCGCTTGTTTTTTCGCTGTTTTTATTGCGGTTTTCCGCGTTTTGGCCAGGTGGACTTATCTCTTTTAATTCGTCAATTTGCCTTAAAAAACGTTTCGTTTTCAGCGATAATCCGGAATATTCGTCATAATAGGAAGAAATAACGGTACGGAGTTCTCGCTTCGTTTTTTCTTTTACAGAAATAGTTCCTAACCTTGATACATCGATGTAATAAAACAAACGCAACAGTCGGACAGCGGCAGCGGAAAGAGGGATGCGGTGAGGATCGGCAGCCTCGCAACGATGGCAAAGAAACCCGGCTTCCCTCACTGAAAAAGAAAAATTCCCCTCCGTTCGGCTGCATATTGCACAACGATCTAATGTCGGAGGAATCCCCATCACCGATAACATTTTCACCTCATAAATGTAAGTAAGAATCTCTAAGTCGCGCCCTTCGTTCATATATTGTAATGTCTGCAGGAGCAGCTCAAATAAATATGGATTGCGTTTTTGTTCCTCGGTAATTTTATCTGTCAGCTCTACAATATAGGACGCATATGCTGCAGTGAAAATATCTTCGCGGATGGTGCGCATCGAATCGATGATCTCCCCTTGGTGCAGCACACCAACCCCGCGGCTTCTGCGGATTAAGTAATGGCCGTATGTAAACGGTTGTGTAACGGCAGAAAGGCGGCTGCTTGGCTTTTTCGCTCCGCGTGCCATCGCAGCCACCTTTCCCCATTCTCTCGTGAAGAAAGTAACGATTTTATTTGTTTCGCCATAATCAATGGTACGAATGACCACTGCTTCACATTTTTCAAACAATCGTATCACCACCGATTTACGAACACCCATTAAAAAATAGGCTGATCAACTTCCTCTAGTTCCGATTTTTGTTCATCGCCGCTAAGCTGTTGCTCTCTTTCCAGCTCTTTAAAAAGAAGATATGTGTCGATATTGCCCGTTTGGCTAAATAATTTCCAAGTGAATTCAAGCATGGAACCACACCTCTTTCCGCCTGCAGCATTGCTTGTTTTTTCGTCTAATGATAGGTTGACTCCGACAGAAAACGTTTATGTTGCACAAAATTTTCTAATTAATACTCCTCTTCCCGGAATCCGAAGTCGCGCAGCTGGGCGAGGCGATTGCGCCAATCCTTTTGCACTTTGACCCATAGCTCCAAAAACACTTTTGACCCAAGAAGAGCTTCAATATCCATGCGCGCCCGCTGTCCAATTTCTTTTAGCATCCGTCCTTGCTTTCCAATAATGATCCCTTTTTGTGAATCGCGTTCTACGATAATGACGGCACCGACATAAACGGTGTCACTATCCTCGCGCCGCTCAATCCTTTCCACCACGACAGCAATAGAATGCGGAACTTCCTCGCGCGTTAAGTGAAGCGCTTTCTCACGAATCAACTCCGCGATAATAAACTGTTCCGGATGATCGGTAATTTGGTCAGGCGGATAATATTGTGGACCTTCCGGCAAATATTTTTTAATTTGTCCTACTAAATTTTCCACGTTGTTCCCTTGCAATGCGGAAATCGGAATGATCTCGGCAAATGGATAAAGATCTTTATACTGCTCGATGAGCGGCAATAAATCATCCGGATGAACTTTATCAATTTTATTCATGACTAGAAACACCGGAGTGTTTACCTCTTTCAGCCGTTCAATAATAAATGCATCGCCGCGCCCAAATCCTTCTTCGACGTTAATCATAAACAAAATAAGGTCGACTTCCCTTAACGCGTTCAGCGCCACCTTCATCATAAAGTCGCCAAGCTTATGTTTTGGCTTATGCACTCCTGGCGTATCAATAAAAATAATTTGTGCATCTTCGGTCGTATAAACACCTTGAATTTTATTGCGCGTCGTCTGCGGCTTATCGCTCATAATGGCGATTTTTTGGCCAATGACACGGTTTAAAAACGTGGATTTTCCGACGTTTGGTCTACCAACAATCGCTACGAATCCTGATTTATATCCTTCCCTACTCATGCATATCCTCCGCTGAAAAAGCTTGTGGTAATAGTTCGTTCACTGTTAGTTCCATTATATCGCCATTTAAATTTGCCAAGATTACTTTCATATCGCTTGGGCATAGCTCAGAAATAACTTGACGGCAGGCGCCACACGGCGGTACCGGCCGGGGCGTATCGGCAATCACCGCAAGGGCGGCAAATTCCGTGTCCCCTTCCGAATACGCTTTAAAAAGCGCCGTTCGCTCCGCACAATTGCACATGCTGTAGGCAGCATTTTCAATATTGCAGCCGCGGTACACTTTTCCGTCTTTGGTTAATAAGGCGGCGCCAACTTTAAATTTCGAATAAGGAACATAGGCATACTCTCGTGCTTTTTTTGCTTCTTCGATAAGTTCGTTTGTTTTCAACATTTCTCTTCCTTTCTCAACTCGAGAGGCAATTTACTTCTTTCTTTTATTTTACAAAAAATCTTTATAAATTTCATCTCTCGTCATGAAAATGTAACAGAAAAATTAGAATTTTCCTACTTATCCATCATATGTGGCAGAAAGATGATGATTCCAATGATCACCGCGACGATAGCGGCAAACAAAACAGCGGCCGCAGCAATATCTTTTGCGGCTTTGGCCAACGGATGAAAGTCGGTTGTTACTAAATTGACGACGCGCTCGACCGCCGTGTTGACAAGCTCCAACGTAATCACGCTTCCGATGGTCAGTAAAAGAATGAGCCATTCCCATTTAGAAATGCCGACGACAGCGGCCGCAGCAATGGCAAGAACAGCTAGGGCGATATGAACGCGCATATGCTCCTCTTCTTTAATTGCGGTCTTCATTCCTTCCCATGCGGAAGCAAACCGCTTTTTTTCCTTCTGCCAATTCATAACTATCTCGTCAATCCAAAGTGTTTTAAAATCTCTTCTTGCTTAGAAAACATCGTTTTCTCGTCTTCCTCCGTTTGATGATCATAACCTAACAGATGCAAAAAGCCGTGCACCGCTAAAAAACCGAGCTCGCGCATGAATGAATGCCCGTATTCTTCAGCCTGTTCTTTTGCCTTTGGAATGGAAATAATAATATCGCCAAGCAATGGCGGAACATCGGCACCGATAATTTCAATTTCTCCTTCTCCCTTTTCCTCGAGCGCGAAAGAAATCACATCCGTTGGCTGATCTTTTCCACGGTAGTCGCGGTTGATGGCGCGGATTCGCTCATTGTCGACAAAGGAAACGCTCACTTCCGCCCCTTGAGGGACGTCCTCGATTTCCGCCGCATAGTTTAACAGCTGTTCGATCATCTTTATTTGTTCTTCGGTGACTCCGTTTGTTTCGTCGATAAAATCGATGTAAAGAATCATGCGTGTTTCACCTTTTCCTTTCTTGTCTCTGGATATTCAATACGCGAATGAAATACACCATTTAGCGTCTCGCAAAGCGAACGGGCGACAATTTCTAATTCTTTTAACGTAATATCACATTCGTTCAATTGATTGTCTTGCAAGCGATCAGCAATAATGGAGCGCACAATTTTTTCGATTTTTTCCTGGGATGGACTAGAAAGCGAGCGGACTGCCGCTTCAACGCTATCCGCAATGCTAACAATCGCCGCTTCCTTCGTTTGCGGCTTTGGCCCCGGATAGCGGAATTCCTCTTCCAAAACATAGTCTGTTTGTTCCAATGCTTTATGATAGAAATATTTTAATAAAGTTGTGCCGTGGTGCTGTTCGGCAATGTCAATGATTTCCTTTGGCATGCGGTGTTTTTTTAATATTGCCACTCCATCCGCTACATGAGCAAGAATAATATTTTTGCTTAACTGTGGTGATAAATGATCGTGCGGATTCCCGCCGATTTGATTCTCAATAAAATAGCGCGGCCGTTTCGTTTTTCCAATGTCATGGTAGTAACAGGCGACACGCGCCAACAGACCGTTCGCGCCAATCGCTTCGCACGCGGCTTCGGCCAAATTGGCGACCATAATGCTATGATGGTACGTTCCCGGCGCTTCGATTAAAATTTTGCGAAGCAGCGGGTGATTCGGATTAGACAGTTCAACGAGCTTGATCGATGATAAAATCCCGAATGCTGCCTCCAACACTGGCAATAGCCCGATCGTCAAAATGGCGGAAAAAATGCCGGAAGCAAGCGCCATCAGCAGGAACATTCCGATTTCCGAAAACGAATAATGACCGTTTTTTAACAAGATCATGGTCAGCATCACGACAATATTAATAAACGCAACAAACAATCCAGCCTGCCAAA
This window contains:
- the rpoD gene encoding RNA polymerase sigma factor RpoD — protein: MAEKPARSKQADADATLEQVKEQLAELGKKRGILTYEEIAERLSGFDLDSDQMDEYYEYLADQGIEVISESDLETDPDIDDLTKEEEFDLNDLSVPPGVKINDPVRMYLKEIGRVPLLSAEEEIELAKRIEQGDEEAKRRLTEANLRLVVSIAKRYVGRGMLFLDLIQEGNMGLIKAVEKFDYRKGYKFSTYATWWIRQAITRAIADQARTIRIPVHMVETINKLIRVQRQLLQDLGREPTPEEIAEEMDLTPEKVREILKIAQEPVSLETPIGEEDDSHLGDFIEDQEATSPSEHAAYELLKEQLEDVLDTLTDREENVLRLRFGLDDGRTRTLEEVGKVFGVTRERIRQIEAKALRKLRHPSRSKRLKDFLE
- the dnaG gene encoding DNA primase is translated as MGYRIPEETIEEIRRSIDIVDVISDYVQLKKQGRNYFGLCPFHGEKTPSFSVSPEKQIFHCFGCGAGGNVFSFLMDIEGLTFIEAVKRLAAKANVDLSAFKLDDVDKHHRTDAGETKMMIEAHALLKKFYHHLLVNTKEGQKAFDYLQARGWTREMIDQFEIGYAPDSRDFAVKLLLGRGFSPSLMEKAGLIIRKENGDYIDRFRHRIMFPIHNHHGDAVGFSGRLLEEGQPKYLNSPETPIFHKGSILYNFHQARLHIRKHQEAVLLEGFADVISAVQAGVAHSVATMGTALTEEHARILRRNVDTVIICYDGDASGIEATFRAAKLLADAGCHVKVATIPDGLDPDEYIKKYGAVRFQRDIIDASSSLMTFKMMYFRKGKNLHNENDKIRYIEEVLREISKLPNPIEWDYYLRQLADEFSLSLSALQEQLNRYRDAVKEVKHSDHIDREAAPKPLLQKKLLPAFQNAERILLAHMLQNRDVAMVVQEKIAGRFNLEEHRAIAAYIYAFYEEGNEPNVSLLISRLPDDLKPLATELSLLLITDEISEQELNDYIRHVLNYPKWLMLKEKEQEKTEAERKKDFLTAARIAKEIIEMKKMLSSS
- a CDS encoding YaiI/YqxD family protein, whose amino-acid sequence is MGPTVFVDADACPIKSEIFFLAAKYNIPSVFISSYNHFSPLQQMKWVYVDTEKEAVDLYILNHAMRGDVVVTQDVGLASILVSRGVHVISPRGKVYEEEEMENALHHRYLHTRMRRQGIYPKGMKRFSDQDRRRFRQNFEKILSKLKGK
- a CDS encoding pyruvate, water dikinase regulatory protein: MDQRLVYVVSDSGGETAELVVKAAASQFYSTHIQIKRVPYVEDKTTLAEVVALAKMNRGIIAFTLVVPEMRQFLMEEATREGVMAYDIIGPLIEQMSDLFQLTPRYEPGQVRVLDEDYFKKIEAIEFAVKYDDGRDPRGILRADIVLIGVSRTSKTPLSQYLAHKRLKVANVPIVPEVEPPEQLFQVPRKKCFGLKISPEKLLTIRRERLKSLGLNDQAIYANMDRIKEELAYFDEIVAKIGCDVIDVTNKAVEETASIIMKKRKL
- a CDS encoding helix-turn-helix transcriptional regulator encodes the protein MELNKRQEQILQIVKDHGPITGESIAEKLNLTRATLRPDLAILTMAGYLEARPRVGYFYTGKTGSQLLADKIKKLKVADYQSIPVVVNENVSVYDAIVTMFLEDVGTLFVVDDESLLAGVLSRKDLLRASIGKQELTTIPVNIIMTRMPNIAVCYKDDPLIEVAERLIEKQIDAMPVVRKTEKGYEVIGRITKTNMTKAFVALAKDDLL
- the recO gene encoding DNA repair protein RecO, translated to MFEKCEAVVIRTIDYGETNKIVTFFTREWGKVAAMARGAKKPSSRLSAVTQPFTYGHYLIRRSRGVGVLHQGEIIDSMRTIREDIFTAAYASYIVELTDKITEEQKRNPYLFELLLQTLQYMNEGRDLEILTYIYEVKMLSVMGIPPTLDRCAICSRTEGNFSFSVREAGFLCHRCEAADPHRIPLSAAAVRLLRLFYYIDVSRLGTISVKEKTKRELRTVISSYYDEYSGLSLKTKRFLRQIDELKEISPPGQNAENRNKNSEKTSDH
- a CDS encoding YqzL family protein; this translates as MLEFTWKLFSQTGNIDTYLLFKELEREQQLSGDEQKSELEEVDQPIF
- the era gene encoding GTPase Era, yielding MSREGYKSGFVAIVGRPNVGKSTFLNRVIGQKIAIMSDKPQTTRNKIQGVYTTEDAQIIFIDTPGVHKPKHKLGDFMMKVALNALREVDLILFMINVEEGFGRGDAFIIERLKEVNTPVFLVMNKIDKVHPDDLLPLIEQYKDLYPFAEIIPISALQGNNVENLVGQIKKYLPEGPQYYPPDQITDHPEQFIIAELIREKALHLTREEVPHSIAVVVERIERREDSDTVYVGAVIIVERDSQKGIIIGKQGRMLKEIGQRARMDIEALLGSKVFLELWVKVQKDWRNRLAQLRDFGFREEEY
- a CDS encoding cytidine deaminase, yielding MLKTNELIEEAKKAREYAYVPYSKFKVGAALLTKDGKVYRGCNIENAAYSMCNCAERTALFKAYSEGDTEFAALAVIADTPRPVPPCGACRQVISELCPSDMKVILANLNGDIMELTVNELLPQAFSAEDMHE
- a CDS encoding diacylglycerol kinase family protein; the protein is MNWQKEKKRFASAWEGMKTAIKEEEHMRVHIALAVLAIAAAAVVGISKWEWLILLLTIGSVITLELVNTAVERVVNLVTTDFHPLAKAAKDIAAAAVLFAAIVAVIIGIIIFLPHMMDK
- the ybeY gene encoding rRNA maturation RNase YbeY — its product is MILYIDFIDETNGVTEEQIKMIEQLLNYAAEIEDVPQGAEVSVSFVDNERIRAINRDYRGKDQPTDVISFALEEKGEGEIEIIGADVPPLLGDIIISIPKAKEQAEEYGHSFMRELGFLAVHGFLHLLGYDHQTEEDEKTMFSKQEEILKHFGLTR